A window of Belonocnema kinseyi isolate 2016_QV_RU_SX_M_011 chromosome 10, B_treatae_v1, whole genome shotgun sequence genomic DNA:
agtcaactccaggattaaaagttgaattattttctaaaaagttaatttctttcaataaaaaattcatagttttagttgaaaatacgtttcaattataaatcgttggttgaaaattaattccctaactgaaaatttaaatatattcttgaacACTCCaactagaaacttaaaaaatcaattgattatttgaaaattaacattgatCTTGAAGATTCATATTCTCAATACTTGTTAATCCAaagtttctctctctctctctctctcggaaTTTGTAGTTACACCACTGAAATCAACACGAAAAAGAGAAAGCTCGTTGCGATAAAGTTCCTGTGACTTTAGGGAGGTCTGTAATCTATCGGGAGACTGTGTATGCTGAAACATACAAAATATAGTAGGCACCACTTCAAAAAGTGGAAAGTCGCATTAAATAATCGTCTCCCGTGTCATTTTCGTTTGCGCAATCCGCGATCAGTCTCATGATTCGAGAAACGATGACCTCGAGGATGACTGGTGGAGGTGGTGGTCTGGGGGGGATACGAGGGACCAGGACGATCCCACCAGAAAGGTGGATAATTTGGCGCAGGCCCGACCATTGCTGGGACCGGCTCGAGAGGAAGGCTTTGGATAAAAGAATGATGGTTCGGCGGTGGTACCATAACGAGGCTGTGCTGGCCATGTTGATTGGTCATAAAAGCGTTACGATGTGCTGCGTCGTATTGCGGCTGAGAAATGAGAATCGAGTCAGGATTGCTATAACGAAGGGCCATGGACGATGCGTGAGACGGGGGGTCCTCCAGAGGACCCCAGGCGAGTTGCTAGCATCTTCGACTCTGCCAATGGTTCATATACTCCTGATAACTTACTGTCACTTTCTCACTCTGATAGCGCGTCAATTTCACACTGCGTCGCATTTCCGGTGTCACCAAGCCTTTGTAGCCACCCTTGTGCAGCAGGGAATCTATTGTCTGTATGTGGTCCCATCCTGGAGACATAAAATTCGCTTttagtagaggagagtacccaaatatgagataccaactctgtttggcgtgattgtcggaattctatgtactgaatttaaaagttatacaggtcattttaaaggaaatttaatttgtcataaagaagctaaaataaaaaattgtattaaaaaaattttttatgctgaaagtacaaaaaatgtaaaaaaaagtgctttttccaaactcgtgaaactattctcataatatgagataccccaggaaatagctaattaaatgcaaaataaagtattatttttaatgaaaaacttcattctatgtttccgaagcataaatttactgctatttagatatatttagtttttgcagtactcaaaaacacttttgtaaccaattttccccgcgcagccacagtgttataaaaacaacaggtatctcatattatgagaaccacaccgtgcaattATGCACTTAATATGCCTGaactgtacaatgaaaaacttaaacactatcgatattttcctacttcgTTATTCAATCCCCaccactccagacaaactttgctgctaaatacatatttaattaataataaatagggttttaagaattcccttccaagaactcgaccaccatcgatttcacaaaaagttcgcctataatctttagaagcccaatgaaaaccaacagagtgggtctcttagtttagctgataccccgctttctcatattacgaaaatatctcatattcgagtactctccacTATAATCAATAAATACATAAAACAGGCAAAATTTGGAAGTCCTCAACAACAGCTCCGATTttgattgtttttgttttaaaaaaattttttttatattatttaaaatcagaaaccttttggagggacaaacaattatttatattgtttaaacaatatttatgattgttcagtgacatctttactggttttctgaaagatttcgaatttaattgacccaattattaaatttgtttgaagaaatttttcattggcattaggatcttatgaaaatacttaattatagaacatgcatttcttaaatttaaaacacatttttgtaccaaatactgaaacttttaattttaatttcatttaaattttacatctGGCACTGAGGAAGACCCCTATCCGTGGTCGAAACGTTtgccaatctaataatttaagaaatgcatgttttataataaacattttcataagatcctcatgccaatgaaaaatttcttcaaacaatatttatgatatttatttaaaaaattaagttttgtccccattttttctgaaaatctctttatatagtaatttcagaataaaaaaaagttgttaaaataaattgtacatcaataattatatacatatttacATCGTAAAAACTTGCTGTGTGGGTCAAGAaatacactaccggtcaaaagtttgggttcacttagaaaaatcgttttttttgttgtatttatagttttaattataccggagataagaaaatgtctctttaaaaggttgattgctttcgaaattctgtttaaaataagcacagggtgaagccaatttttaaacatcttttagaataattcaaagtTCTCCttaaacttggttgaaaatattgcaaaatattaaaaatttcctttaaatcctttcaaaattcttaatatagccttgaaattttttgtttaaaatctgccaaaatgtatatttgatttaaaattaggcCATTCACTATTTGCgtcgaaattttggtacaaatagccgTATCTTGGCGGTACACGTAGAAACttcgtttaaatgatttaaaataatttcaaatttttaattaattttgaatttgttcaaatcttctaaaaatttcttcaaattaatgagacttttttaaaaaataatacgtgttcaattattatagatatattataattccaaaatttgactttcttgttcagatttgaatatttaatttataattactgattttaaatcaaCAATTAGATATTTCTCAATATTAAGTCATTGTtcttttccttaatttaaaaatttaaaactgaatggtttaaaatcgaatattttaaactgaaatactatttgaaaaacaaaagcctttgattatgaatatattattttgaagttatttcgaaattgaaaatagtttatcaaaaatcacgaatttatttatattcaaatgagtttagaaaaactgaatttgaattcaaaagaattttacgaAATGCCAAAGACTTTAAGGTGAGTTTTGAAGACTTCAATAGGAATTAAATAAAACCTTGTTAATATCCATTGTactgagtgaatttaaaagaattcaaaagaattcagaataaataatacgaattcagggcaaattccaaatgaattccaaaaatatttgtaaatctcttcaaatgtttGAAACCCTACTCATTTCTAATCAGAAAAGTATCTAGTAAACTACAAAACTACAAAATTGAAGCtcaggaaatcttttaaaataaatttaaatatttcagtctttgaaattccttcaaactatttaaattaataaaaaagcgtctggtaatcttttaaaatgtcctaaaatatatcaaatccttcaaaatctttttaaacccattgcaattttttttaaactcttgaaaattgccatgagattgaaaaaataccttcaaatatttttaatcctttgatcattttatcaattggaatttttaaaaaattaaaaagaataccaaataattttaattaattcaggaaataaaacattaaatcccatgaaattctaTGAGATCTGGtgacatttcttgaaattctgaaaaacgTATCAAAATACATTGAGAGCATTTAAAAACCCTTACAATTATTGAAACTCTAGGAAGCcccgaaaaatgtataaaaaatacattgggagctttaaaatcccttaaaatcattaaaatcttgggaaatcttataaaatctttaaaaatgtcaaaaaaacctTATAGAACCAGTAAAATTGTTCCATATGTtccgaaattcaagaaaattctttattctcaaacatttttatcgctttgaaattacttcaaattatttttaaaaaattttaattcttaggaatctttagaaattcattgaaatatttaaaatcctttgaaatcctgaaaaatacctcacttcccgtgaataaattctttgaaatccactaaaaatatgataaaatcacatgaaattatttatttcttgaagcccggaaaatgtaaaaaaatacattgagagctttaaaataattaaaatcctcggaaatctgataaaattctgtgaaatctttaacaaaatatcataaaaccATATAGGTCCTGTAAAAGCATTCTATATGttccgaaattctaaaaaattctttattctaaaatatttcaaacgctttaaaattatttcaaggtaGTTGTCGTGGCAaaagtaaaatctaaaaaaagatagtttttctacgactaagaattaaaacaatataactgatgtcattccaaataaaagacattttttaatgaaaaatatttaaatccacacaaaaaaacattaattttaacaatgttttttgtaattgattttttgttaccatcgcttcttatcaatttttgaaaaaataccacattttaataaatgatggcttattttttcagggaaaaaattctcttcaactctttttccaattttcaaagtaaatttttctatgacaaaatcgttagactttttttttaacaaataattatattttaagattatttagttattttcaaaattgcaaaaagcagagttgtagagaatgttttcccggaaaaaataagcagttatttatcaaaatgaaataattttttaaaaactagtgaGAAGCGACGgtccgaaaaaaatcaattgcaaaaaactgtgttaaaattaatggttttataaattttaatattttttataaggaaaataacgttttttattCGGAATTACAGCAGTTATgatattttgattcttcaaatcatagaaaaactattttttcagatatctgataATTCCTAAATaatcttttgatatattttaacattcttttaaactttttaaagtatatgaaaattctttagaatctttttaaatactctaaaatatttcaaacccaaaACACCCTTGAAaaccctttcaaatttttttaagcactCAAAATCAACTTGGAATTTCTTGCAtttccctaaaatctttttaattctttgaaatcacttgaaattatagaaatctattaaaaataccctaagatatttcaaatcctttgaaatattttaagatcccTTAATACTTCTTAAAGTTCGTGAAAATGCCTTAAAacctattaaattatattaaaatatttttaatcttttaaaactcgctgagatatttcaaataaaaaaacttattaaaatgcCCTATAGGTTTTAAAAACACCCTGAAgtatttcgaaagaattcaagaCAATTGATGAAATAGGTATAGAGCTTAATTGAACAAAGATTAACCCAAgagttaattattgaaattaactaaataaatataataaaataaataaaataaataaaaatattcctatttttagtaattttttacatttttgaagtaTGTAATTACATTATCGTAACTTTAGGTAAAGATAAGTCTGAAAATAACCTACCTTGTTCCTTGGCAACTTCCGGTAAATAAGTCGCAGTTCGTTTACTGCCCTTCTCGTTATGAAATTCAATACGAATTCCGTGAACTCCTATTTCCCAATCTAAATAGTCTGCACCATCTTCAAAATGACGAAGTATTGAAATACTAACATGCAAGCGAGGGAGTTCATCTCGCGATATGGGATTGAACCGAGAGTCTTTGAATGcgctaaaaaaatattgatattgcaGTATACTATAGAAAAATATCActataaaattcttggaaattaaaaaccaaaaagctAACAATCAAATGTGGAAAAGACACTCTTTAATgtctccattaaaaattttaaaataaaataaaaggggagaaaaagaaggaaaccTTCAAACCCCATTCCTATTTCATTTATCTCATTTTTAGTCCcttaacagggtggccgttttaatcgaagaaaaaaattttcggtcatttcccggttcacaaacatttaTCACGGccaatgaaacttaaaaaatcaaactatattctaaacatttttccttataaagtaataaacaataaacaacaaattaaagcattcaaagatACAGACTTAAATaccaaactttcaaaattgaagttttaaagttttcaattaaaaaattgtgtattcaaatgctctaAAATTTACACGTACCAAATAGAAGGTAGtaacagttttcaatcaaacaatgttcaatgaaatacaaataaactgtaaaatttagaacttttataaattatagagatcaaagattcagattaagttcaaaaaatataaatccacgttaatattttcaatagtctaaattaaagaatgaagcaatgaactttaaaagttttcaaaattatattattttaagtaattttaagctagacacattaaaaatggaaaaatatttttttttaacttaacagttcttaatatagaagttaaattatttttactttaaatagtctaggcatccttcaaaagctttaaaattttatttcgaaatattgagaaaattagtagtttaaaatttttccaaattcaaaataattaaaaaatgttttttttttgaacttttaaatataattcaaaatgtattgaattttttccataacttgtagaaaatactgcaaattaaaaaaaaattaaatttgaatttataaataacaatagaacacttgttatatatgaaaatattagagtaatttataaagatatttagaagttctaaaaagattcgagttaaatttagaacttaaaataatttcaaatatttacagccgaattaaaaacaaaatgtagattttttcagatttcaaacaaaaaatttataattttttaaagaactgtgaaagactttaaaagaattaaaaattttcttaagattcttaagaaaattaaaaaatattttaagagatttcaaaaattatctaagaagaaaatggaagattttttttttaatttgccggaTTTTCGACAAtcgtaggaaaatttcgattttaaattttaaatcctgcaaattaaaaaaaaaaattaaatttgaatttataaataacaatagaacacttcttattcgtaaaaatattagagtaatttttcatgatattcagaagttttaaaaagattgaaattaaatttggatcttgaaataatttcaaatacttttagccgaatttaaaataaaatatacatttttgcagatttcaaacaaaaaatgtagaatttttttaagaattgtaaaaaactttgaaagaataaaaaatttgcttaggattcttaggaaaattgaaaatgatttttcactttgaaaaattatggaagattttacggatttgtttaatttgcaggattttcaaaaattgtagcaaaatttcgattaattttaaaatatatttagacggtctaaaaaaaatgttaacacacatttatttaaattacttgaaataattaaaagtttttaattaattctgaatcttttgaaaacttctaaatatctcttaaagttactcaattttttttctacaaataataagtgttccattgttatttatgcgtcaaaatttaacaatttcacttataaattaaacactttttaaatagaacaattgaaattataacactagaagtttcaaaattcttcgaaaatctaaagattcaaagctttctatgtcaaaaaaattcagtttaaaattgttttcttttaaataattggtttcaATATACTCGTCTTAaaagaacagtgaaatattgctaaatattaaatacttattctttttctacattgagaaatttcaaattaaatggaataaaaattaaataatttagactcacagtatttttaatttaataaaaacccttaattatgactatattattatggatttatttttaagttaaaaatagtaaaacgcacgtttacattttttaatgactaaaaaaattaatagaaataatacattattaaatttatttattaaatttaatgtaaaaaataatataaaagaagacctgaaaatctgaattaaaaatatattattgataaatcatgaaaacttttatttaaaaataaaattatcggaataaatgatatattaatttcaattcttattaagaccttcggatcaattattgttcagatttctatacttagagtacagatccattttaaaataatttatttatttatatttacagttaattgtttaaatcttcaaaactgcactttaattatttaaaaaattgtttaaatcgaacttgggcggatttttcttctgaaaattcgtaaaatttccggTTTCTTGGTCTGgcagccaccctgttttttataaaaaaatttcgattttaaaaacttctaattttttattatttttaacctttaaactgcattttaaaattatttaaattaaaatatatgctttaaaattaaaaatccaaaatggaaaattattaaagtgaaatattttcgaattaagcattctaaactaaatgatagaataatttataaaaatcacaatttaataaattactttaaaacggTTAAAAACAAAGTTGGAcgacatttttattctaaaatttttgtaaaattcccggtcaaagaataaattcactgtcattttccggttttccggTCCGGCGGCCACTCTCCATAatctttagattttagaaatttcaggtAGATTGTATGtaatttttgagaattgtaatttgaaactaaagataagaaaaaaaaaatggaagcaGGGTGGCCCCAAATCTCACTTTCAAAAGTCCCTGATTTTTACCTTTCCCATACCATTATTATTTTAGGACCAAAATTCTGATCTTATGACATTTTAAATATAGAACCTATTATAAACGGaatcaacattttttacattcaatttaaagattttaaatttagtatTCTCAAACTaacttacataaaaaaaaagaaaacagaaactGACCTATTCAAGccgaaaaatgattaaaagtgaCAATATCTAACCCAAAACGTGACTGATAATGACTGAATGTGCATTAATATTGTGACTAAttttggatttaatttaaaagaattcagaaaaattctatGGATTTAATAACGATTCCAGATAAATCTAATCGAATTCAGTATAAAATCGTAAGACTATatcaattcaagttaaattcaaaataatttgatgtcCCGTGTAAGGATTTAACGCGAGTTTATAAGGTTTCAGAAGGAAggaaacaaaaacttaaaaaatgcattgatttgagtgaatttagaaacattagaaaaatacaagagaattcaaaataattaaagataatGTAGGGCGAATGAGTACGAATTGAGGTGGCATTCCAAATTGCAAAAGCAAcatttgaaattctcttaaaatctttcaaaccctaTCAATTCTTGTGAtacatcccttaaaattattgatatcgatctaaaatgtcttggaatcttttaaaaatttcaacatttcaaatcctcaaattgcttaaatttttttcaaataaactttgaaatattttaagatcccTTGATACTTCAtcaagctcttgaaaatgtcggggaatccattaaaatatattaaaatatttcaaatccaattaaattactgaaatagaCTGAAAATGTATCGGAATCCTTGAAAATagcctaaaagatttcaaatccttttaaatcctcttaaattactgatacatatttttaaaaaatttggaatattttaaaacaatctgaaatattttaaattgtccgTCGACCCTTCAAAtgattgcaatctttttaaaattcctggaattttttgaaataacataaaatatcccaaattctttgaaatcccattcaATTACGGAAAGAATCTGAAAATGCATCGGCATAATtgaaattaccctaaaatatttcaaatcctttgaaatgtttgataattctttcaaactttttaaagcttttgaaaaatcctttgaatctttttaaataccctaaatcatttgaaatcccattaaattatttaaatcagttttaaattgtttaaaatctgttaaagtaccctaaaatatttcaaaactgttaacatttttttaattccttagatttttttttaattctctaaaatatttcaaatcctttgatatctttgaacatcatttaaaactttttaaagctctttaaaattccttggaatttttaagaatgctccaaaatatatcaaatcctttgatctatttttaaatttaaaaaaaaaattttaaatacttgaaaattctttagaatctttttaaataatttaaaatatttcaaacccaaaaaatccttgaaaaacctttcaatttttttaccgctCGACTTCAGCTTGaaatttcttgcatttttctcaaatcttttaaactctttgaaatcgttttaaattatttaaatctatttaaaatactaTTATATCTATTAAAAATCCCCTTGAATAACTGATATGAATTAAAATGCttcgtaatcttttaaaatgccctaaaatatttgaaatcctttaagattcgattaaatcatgaaaaaataaataaatgaaaatgacttggaatcctttgaaatacgctgaaatattttaattcctttcaaatcctattaaattatgtagtaaaaaattgaaaatgttttagaatattttaatttaatcttatNNNNNNNNNNNNNNNNNNNNNNNNNNNNNNNNNNNNNNNNNNNNNNNNNNNNNNNNNNNNNNNNNNNNNNNNNNNNNNNNNNNNNNNNNNNNNNNNNNNNttaatattttaatttaaaatcattagtcgacccttgaaattattgaaatcaatttataatttcttagAATCATTtaagataccctaaaatatttcagattctttgaATTCCCATTCCATTAccgaaatcaattgaaaataccctacaatatttcatatcctttgaaatctttttacatcCCTTGATACTGTTTAAAGCtcgtgaaaaattattagaattttcaataaatatcctaaaatctttgaaattaatgaaatcaattaaaaattctttcaaatcttttagaatgcctaaaaatatttttaatcttttgaaatccattggaaattttttaatcttttgacaaatctttgaaattttttaaaataccctaaaatcttcaagaattatcgaaataaattaaaaattccttctacttttttttacattctaaaaTCATTAGAATGCTTTTGAATGtttagaaataccttgaaatatttaaagtactACAAAAACTctgaattcttgtgaataaattcttcgaACTCTGTTAAAATATAACGAAATCCCCTAAAATTAAATGATATCTGATATTTCATGGAATCATGGAAAATTTACTCAAACGTCTTGAGTG
This region includes:
- the LOC117182341 gene encoding AMME syndrome candidate gene 1 protein homolog, with the translated sequence MAAGCCGTKKQKLNNSNVPCDGSVMQNGTQTRNPPIVHPDMGFFCFDVLYCQLHQLDPPKAPNFCNDAFPLFVTWNIGRDMRLRGCIGTFNAMHLHAGLREYAATSAFKDSRFNPISRDELPRLHVSISILRHFEDGADYLDWEIGVHGIRIEFHNEKGSKRTATYLPEVAKEQGWDHIQTIDSLLHKGGYKGLVTPEMRRSVKLTRYQSEKVTVSYQEYMNHWQSRRC